The Miscanthus floridulus cultivar M001 chromosome 17, ASM1932011v1, whole genome shotgun sequence genome has a window encoding:
- the LOC136518712 gene encoding uncharacterized protein: protein MDLATTPAQRPMEPGLARRLWHVVLAVCHMLRRGLSPKRIMMDVHLLLGRGKLVGRTLRGHLAHNPSSHHRRHGHHLTNYGGASSRASSSSSTLASFYGHPREVEFSCTTTPSYPQGLFFPFKGRGRARGEQYGGLDAAAVARAFEMLSAEVDAGGGTPAVAPSPMVATATPSPMLAWILGRSPAGVRPLRVTDSPFPAVPEDGCCNERVDAEADDFIRKFYEQLRLQPTAATPDAYQRRRG from the coding sequence ATGGATCTGGCGACGACCCCGGCGCAGCGGCCCATGGAGCCAGGTCTGGCGCGGCGTCTGTGGCACGTGGTGCTGGCCGTGTGCCACATGCTGCGGCGCGGCCTGTCCCCGAAGCGCATCATGATGGACGTCCACCTCCTCCTGGGCCGCGGCAAGCTCGTCGGGCGGACGCTGCGCGGCCACCTCGCGCACAACCCGTcgagccaccaccgccgccacggcCACCATCTCACCAACTACGGCGGCGCGTCGTCCcgcgcgtcgtcgtcgtcctccacgCTCGCCTCGTTCTACGGCCACCCCCGGGAGGTGGAGTTCAGCTGCACCACCACGCCGTCGTACCCTCAGGGGCTCTTCTTCCCCTTCAAGGGCCGCGGCCGGGCGCGCGGCGAGCAGTACGGCGGCCTCGACGCGGCGGCCGTGGCGCGCGCGTTCGAGATGCTCAGCGCCGAGGTGGACGCCGGGGGTGGCACCCCCGCGGTCGCGCCGTCGCCCATGGTGGCCACCGCGACGCCGTCGCCCATGTTGGCGTGGATCCTGGGCCGCAGTCCCGCCGGGGTCCGCCCGCTGCGCGTCACCGACTCGCCGTTCCCGGCCGTGCCCGAGGACGGGTGCTGCAACGAGCGTGTGGACGCCGAGGCCGACGACTTCATACGGAAGTTCTACGAGCAGCTCAGGCTGCAGCCGACCGCCGCCACGCCGGACGCCTACCAGCGCCGCCGCGGTTAG